In a single window of the Nilaparvata lugens isolate BPH chromosome 1, ASM1435652v1, whole genome shotgun sequence genome:
- the LOC111052879 gene encoding troponin C, translated as MMEEDEEKMQVIRKAFQMFDTTKCGYIETTKISIMLNTMGQIFDEEELNALIRENDPDKSGRLNFDGFCRIATHFLEEDDAEAMQEELKEAFRLYDKEGNGYITTGTLREILAALDDKLNNDDLDGIIAEIDTDGSGTVDFDEFMEMMTGE; from the exons ATGATG gaagaagatgaagaaaagatGCAAG TTATCAGGAAAGCATTCCAAATGTTTGACACAACCAAATGCGGCTACATTGAGACAACAAAAATCAGTATAATGTTGAACACCATGGGACAGATATTCGATGAAGAAGAATTGAACGCTTTGATCAGAGAAAATGATCCAGACA AATCCGGTAGACTGAACTTTGATGGATTTTGCCGCATTGCAACACATTTCCTAGAAGAAGATGATGCTGAAGCTATGCAAGAAGAATTGAAAGAAGCCTTCAGATTGTATGACAAAGAAG GTAACGGTTACATCACAACGGGAACGCTGAGGGAAATCTTGGCCGCTCTGGATGATAAACTGAATAATGATGATTTAGATGGTATCATTGCTGAGATCGACACTGACGGATCAGGCACAGTCGACTTTGAtg AATTCATGGAGATGATGACAGGAGAATAA